Proteins from one Piscinibacter lacus genomic window:
- a CDS encoding general secretion pathway protein GspB → MSTILDALRRAEAERQRGQAPSRDAVTRLPPPPQAAPGAGLRPGLLLASLGGAGLVAVLAWAFWPDAAPQAEAPAQAAAPRSLAPISPAAPSLPADSPPPPGRMPSTVPGAGTGFQALPFDLPPAPGPGAAAPPARARAPAPAPAGPAAPAAGPVAGPSDTARPAPGPTETLARPAPARMPAAGPAPVAAAAATAPLAAAPSPGATPAPPVAPAPAARPLREQPAGLQAALQGQRIDGVVHAEDPASRLLIVNGQIRHEGDRVAEGVQIERIEPGVVLLRWQGGLHALRP, encoded by the coding sequence ATGTCCACCATCCTCGATGCCCTGCGCCGCGCCGAAGCCGAGCGCCAGCGCGGCCAGGCCCCCAGCCGCGATGCGGTGACCCGGCTGCCGCCGCCGCCGCAGGCCGCGCCCGGGGCCGGCCTGCGCCCCGGCCTGCTGCTGGCCAGCCTGGGCGGGGCCGGCCTGGTCGCCGTGCTGGCCTGGGCCTTCTGGCCGGATGCCGCACCGCAAGCCGAAGCGCCCGCCCAGGCCGCCGCGCCGCGCAGCCTGGCGCCGATCTCCCCCGCCGCGCCCAGCCTGCCCGCGGACAGCCCCCCGCCACCCGGCCGCATGCCCAGCACCGTCCCCGGCGCCGGCACGGGTTTCCAGGCCCTGCCCTTCGACCTGCCGCCCGCGCCCGGCCCGGGCGCCGCCGCGCCGCCCGCGCGCGCCCGTGCCCCAGCGCCCGCCCCCGCCGGCCCCGCCGCTCCAGCCGCCGGACCGGTCGCCGGCCCAAGCGACACCGCCCGCCCGGCGCCCGGCCCGACCGAGACGCTGGCCCGGCCGGCGCCGGCGCGCATGCCGGCGGCCGGGCCGGCCCCCGTCGCAGCCGCTGCCGCCACGGCCCCGCTGGCGGCAGCCCCCTCGCCCGGGGCCACGCCCGCCCCGCCGGTCGCGCCCGCCCCGGCCGCCCGGCCGCTGCGCGAGCAGCCGGCCGGCCTGCAAGCCGCCCTGCAGGGCCAGCGCATCGACGGGGTCGTGCATGCGGAGGATCCGGCCAGCCGCCTGCTGATCGTCAACGGCCAGATCCGGCATGAGGGCGACCGGGTGGCGGAGGGCGTGCAGATCGAGCGCATCGAGCCCGGCGTCGTGCTGCTGCGCTGGCAGGGCGGCCTGCATGCGCTGCGGCCCTGA